Proteins encoded within one genomic window of Phototrophicus methaneseepsis:
- a CDS encoding NAD(P)/FAD-dependent oxidoreductase, whose amino-acid sequence MKRFKYIILGGGIVAGYAVQEFAKVNGFNSDDIAIITADNTLPYERPSLSKDFLTGDEQSSDLHINKLDFYHKHGIKVYLYTTVEDIDPVNRILKTDHGDSFVFEKLLIATGSHPRRLDVPGHDLPNIYYLRTLSDAKEIRRQFHLVERITIIGGGYIGMEAAAAAATEGAQVTVVFPEERLMSRFFTEDLSSFFEKYYEARGVTFIRHNKVVGFQTSKKGVRVQLEVGNDIEADAVIVGIGAEPNVDLARPIQLDVDDGIIVNEHLMTTIDGIYAAGDVANFFDRIFEKRRRVEHWQNAVDQARYVARHMLGQEKESFSTLRYFFSDIFDLSYEFWGETEDATQAVHIGSFTEDPSFGVWWLRDNRLIGSLLLNRPDDERQNAQKWIMEPTSFDMRMLDQLAQRTADQST is encoded by the coding sequence ATGAAGCGCTTCAAATACATCATATTGGGTGGTGGTATTGTTGCAGGCTACGCTGTGCAGGAGTTCGCTAAAGTTAATGGCTTTAACAGCGACGATATTGCCATCATCACAGCAGATAACACTCTGCCCTATGAACGGCCCTCGCTCTCTAAGGACTTTTTAACAGGGGATGAGCAAAGCAGCGATCTGCATATCAATAAACTTGATTTTTATCATAAACACGGCATCAAAGTGTATTTATATACCACTGTTGAAGACATTGACCCCGTCAACCGCATCTTGAAAACAGACCATGGCGATTCTTTTGTCTTTGAAAAGCTGTTGATCGCCACAGGATCGCACCCCAGGCGATTGGATGTCCCCGGCCATGATTTGCCAAACATCTATTATCTGCGCACACTTTCCGACGCTAAAGAAATACGCAGGCAGTTTCACTTGGTCGAACGGATCACAATCATCGGTGGCGGCTATATTGGCATGGAAGCTGCCGCAGCCGCCGCAACCGAAGGTGCGCAAGTCACAGTCGTTTTCCCTGAAGAACGCTTGATGTCGCGGTTCTTCACAGAGGATCTATCTAGCTTCTTTGAGAAGTATTATGAAGCACGCGGCGTGACCTTCATCCGTCATAATAAGGTTGTCGGCTTCCAGACCAGCAAAAAAGGTGTCAGGGTGCAGTTAGAAGTGGGCAATGACATCGAAGCTGATGCCGTCATTGTTGGGATTGGTGCCGAGCCTAATGTGGATTTAGCGCGGCCCATTCAACTGGATGTTGACGATGGGATTATCGTTAATGAGCATCTGATGACGACGATTGACGGGATTTACGCTGCTGGCGATGTGGCCAATTTCTTCGACCGTATTTTTGAAAAACGTCGCCGGGTAGAGCACTGGCAAAATGCGGTTGATCAGGCTCGCTATGTCGCAAGGCATATGCTGGGGCAGGAAAAAGAGTCCTTCTCGACATTACGCTATTTCTTCTCTGACATTTTCGATCTGTCCTATGAATTCTGGGGTGAGACGGAAGATGCAACACAAGCCGTCCATATTGGATCATTTACGGAAGACCCCAGTTTTGGTGTCTGGTGGTTACGCGATAATCGGTTGATTGGCAGCCTATTGCTCAATCGACCCGATGATGAGCGCCAGAATGCACAAAAATGGATTATGGAACCGACAAGCTTCGATATGAGAATGCTCGATCAACTTGCGCAAAGAACGGCTGATCAATCTACTTAA
- a CDS encoding response regulator, with translation MKHKITVITVDDHDLVRRGLKVSLETFDDIEHLAEAEDGRTAILLCQQYQPDVMLLDLILSDSINGLTVIERVKKVSPHTAIVALTNFKDDELVNGAIKAGAIGYLLKNVLIDDLAQAIRAAYRGDPILSPEAARVLMQRDKTQMDYQLTPRELEILQYLVAGDTNPEIAERLTISRSTVKNHVSKILTKLNAGSRTEAVSLALRTGLVENDDLRQP, from the coding sequence ATGAAACACAAAATTACTGTCATTACTGTTGATGACCATGATCTGGTCCGGCGTGGCCTGAAAGTCTCTCTGGAGACGTTTGATGATATTGAACATCTCGCTGAAGCAGAAGATGGCCGTACCGCAATTCTCTTATGTCAACAATATCAACCTGATGTCATGCTGCTGGATTTAATCCTATCAGATAGCATCAACGGCCTGACCGTCATAGAGCGCGTTAAAAAGGTCTCACCACATACGGCTATCGTCGCCCTGACGAACTTTAAAGACGATGAACTTGTGAACGGGGCCATCAAAGCAGGTGCTATCGGCTATTTGCTCAAAAACGTCCTCATTGATGACCTGGCACAGGCGATACGTGCCGCATACAGGGGTGACCCTATCCTCTCGCCGGAGGCCGCACGTGTGCTCATGCAGCGTGATAAAACGCAGATGGATTATCAGTTGACGCCGCGCGAACTGGAAATCCTGCAATATCTCGTCGCCGGGGATACCAACCCAGAGATCGCTGAGCGCCTGACGATCAGCCGTTCGACTGTCAAAAACCATGTGAGCAAGATATTGACCAAGCTCAACGCGGGCAGCCGTACGGAAGCTGTTTCACTGGCGTTACGCACAGGTCTTGTAGAAAATGATGACCTCCGGCAGCCTTAG
- a CDS encoding ATPase domain-containing protein: MALHQNNRLSTGIEGLDIILHGGLIPRRTYLVRGSAGSGKTTLGLHFLSHSDNGLFITFGEKPSQIIDNAENLSIDTSHITFLDLSPGMDIFTDMTQYTVFSPSEIERGPLAEKITEMLDKVRPERIFIDAITQLYYVTNNPIEFRRFVMSMMEYVVKRGVTLLITSEENDSESDGELTFAADGIIHLTSGRNKRELVIPKFRGSGFRYGPHTVRLTDTGMKVYPRLVEPEQSHRVFETEVISSGIPQIDKMLHGGLERGTVTLFTGPTGVGKSTLGMQFMSAAATRGERSVVFTFEEDERTLIERSVALNIPVRDMIDEGRLQIVQIEPLRFTQDEFAAMVTHEVEDLNARIVMIDSVSGYEMSLQGDQLIRHLHTQSKYLRHMGVTTILVNEVHRIIDAFQATEINISYLMDSIVFLRYFESKSELRRAIGVLKKRVSDFEKSMREIEFTEDGIKVGEPLKGLRGILGGLSSQGYDITNPEID; the protein is encoded by the coding sequence GTGGCACTGCACCAAAATAATCGTTTGTCTACTGGTATTGAGGGCTTAGATATCATTTTACACGGGGGTTTAATACCCCGTCGTACATATTTAGTGAGGGGCTCAGCAGGATCAGGCAAAACGACACTAGGCTTACATTTCCTCAGCCATAGTGATAATGGTTTATTTATTACTTTTGGCGAGAAGCCATCACAAATCATTGATAATGCTGAAAACCTCAGCATTGATACCTCCCATATTACATTCCTGGATTTATCGCCTGGGATGGATATCTTCACAGATATGACCCAATATACGGTCTTCTCGCCGAGCGAAATCGAGCGCGGCCCCCTAGCGGAAAAAATCACAGAAATGCTCGATAAAGTTCGCCCAGAGCGTATATTCATTGATGCGATCACACAGCTCTACTACGTCACCAATAACCCGATTGAGTTTCGTCGCTTTGTGATGTCGATGATGGAATACGTGGTTAAGCGTGGCGTAACCCTGCTGATTACATCTGAAGAAAATGACAGTGAATCCGATGGTGAATTGACCTTTGCCGCAGATGGCATCATTCACCTGACATCAGGCCGCAACAAACGCGAACTGGTTATTCCCAAATTCAGAGGGTCCGGTTTTCGCTATGGTCCCCACACCGTCCGGCTGACGGATACAGGTATGAAGGTTTATCCGCGCCTTGTGGAACCGGAACAATCTCACCGCGTTTTTGAAACAGAAGTGATTTCCTCCGGTATTCCGCAGATTGATAAGATGTTACATGGTGGGTTAGAGCGTGGGACTGTCACCTTGTTCACAGGGCCAACGGGCGTGGGCAAATCCACACTGGGCATGCAGTTTATGAGTGCGGCTGCCACACGCGGCGAGCGCTCGGTTGTTTTCACTTTTGAAGAGGACGAGCGTACCCTCATCGAACGCTCGGTTGCGCTCAATATCCCCGTGCGTGATATGATTGATGAGGGGCGATTACAAATTGTGCAAATTGAGCCGCTTCGTTTTACCCAGGATGAATTCGCAGCCATGGTAACCCACGAAGTGGAAGACCTGAATGCCCGGATTGTCATGATTGATAGCGTCTCCGGCTATGAGATGTCCTTACAGGGCGATCAACTCATCCGACATCTTCACACGCAGTCGAAGTATTTGCGTCATATGGGCGTTACAACCATCCTTGTTAATGAAGTGCACCGGATTATTGACGCTTTCCAGGCGACAGAAATTAACATCAGTTATCTTATGGATAGCATCGTCTTCCTGCGCTATTTTGAATCCAAGAGTGAGTTGCGACGTGCTATCGGCGTATTGAAGAAGCGTGTGAGCGATTTTGAAAAGTCCATGCGAGAGATCGAATTCACAGAAGATGGCATTAAGGTCGGCGAACCCCTGAAAGGGTTGCGCGGCATTCTCGGTGGGTTATCTTCCCAGGGCTATGATATTACGAACCCGGAAATTGACTAG
- a CDS encoding GAF domain-containing sensor histidine kinase: protein MGVMIALGIDHQANLAIMQSWLETWWRTRLMLAEYSENPPHDLQTDLYIVDYLGIQKFSRKLITKRREAEPLFLPILYLGKLQELRAMPPEIAEIVDDFIAMPVQGEELTRRIRTLLRTRQLSIENSQNLQISKELRTAMDSTSDAIFMVDSENKVRYSNEVSKQMLDAQPLQIQRNPFDAIFRDIDIQHLVQNAREGIPYRGEVTLKIQPNHKMTALLRVEGLYRDEDSYGAVIVITDITEQKRIQEEERKQREFAQVLRDIALTMVSTLDLQEVFDRLFSNLARVVDYDYANLILVHGRQISIERRVGYTIKELVSPPLKSKVPLDDVDLLKKMRQTKKPVVVDTMIEETDLKHLFNSEMAIRSHVGVPILLRRKVIGFLNIYSKQQRYYSDEDTDRMVALADLTAIAIENARLYEKVQEVANQEARHHLARDLHDSVTQALFSATVMAEAIPRLWRTNPDSAEKFLAELHQLTRGALAETRTLLLELRPEAISQYSISELLHQLAQSVLGRKQINIETNIQPVETLTKAQQRNLYYIAHEAVSNAIKHSKADTVNISLTSQKGIVTLSVCDNGIGFNVSDCLNRGMGLNNMHERAKEANIKLTIRSEPGAGSEVQLEVNTRGNER, encoded by the coding sequence ATGGGAGTGATGATCGCGTTAGGAATTGATCACCAGGCAAACCTCGCCATCATGCAAAGTTGGCTGGAAACATGGTGGCGAACACGGTTGATGCTGGCTGAATACAGCGAGAATCCGCCTCATGATCTGCAAACGGATCTCTATATTGTGGACTATTTAGGTATTCAAAAGTTTAGCCGCAAACTCATCACCAAACGCCGGGAGGCAGAACCCCTCTTTTTACCTATCCTCTATTTAGGGAAGTTGCAAGAACTGCGTGCAATGCCCCCAGAAATCGCGGAAATCGTCGATGATTTTATCGCAATGCCCGTACAGGGCGAAGAACTCACCCGGCGTATTCGCACGCTCTTACGCACGCGCCAGCTCTCTATTGAGAACAGCCAGAACTTGCAAATTTCCAAAGAGCTGCGTACGGCTATGGACAGCACCAGTGATGCCATCTTCATGGTGGATTCTGAAAATAAGGTGCGCTATAGCAATGAAGTGTCTAAACAGATGCTCGATGCACAGCCCTTACAGATTCAGCGGAATCCCTTCGATGCCATCTTCAGAGATATTGATATTCAACATCTGGTCCAAAATGCCAGAGAAGGCATCCCCTACCGAGGCGAAGTCACATTAAAAATCCAGCCAAATCATAAAATGACAGCCCTGCTACGGGTCGAAGGACTGTACCGGGATGAAGACAGTTATGGGGCTGTGATCGTGATCACCGATATTACTGAGCAAAAGCGCATCCAGGAGGAAGAGCGTAAACAGCGCGAGTTTGCCCAGGTTTTACGAGATATTGCTTTGACAATGGTGAGCACGCTCGATCTACAGGAGGTCTTTGATCGCCTGTTTAGCAATTTGGCGCGTGTGGTCGATTACGACTACGCCAATCTCATACTCGTCCATGGCCGCCAGATTTCCATTGAACGACGTGTGGGCTATACCATCAAAGAGCTTGTTTCTCCGCCGCTTAAGAGTAAGGTCCCGCTGGATGATGTGGACCTGCTAAAAAAAATGCGCCAGACAAAAAAGCCCGTCGTTGTCGATACAATGATCGAAGAAACCGATCTGAAGCACCTTTTTAACTCGGAGATGGCGATTCGATCTCACGTGGGTGTGCCGATCTTGCTGCGGCGGAAAGTGATTGGCTTCCTCAACATCTATAGCAAGCAGCAAAGATACTATAGCGATGAAGACACAGATCGTATGGTCGCCCTGGCCGATCTGACGGCTATCGCTATTGAAAATGCCCGCCTCTATGAAAAAGTGCAGGAAGTCGCTAACCAGGAAGCACGACACCACCTGGCACGAGATTTACACGATTCCGTCACACAGGCTTTGTTTTCCGCCACAGTGATGGCGGAGGCAATTCCGCGCCTATGGCGCACGAACCCTGATTCAGCGGAAAAATTCCTGGCTGAACTGCATCAGCTCACACGCGGGGCCCTGGCAGAGACGCGTACCCTACTCCTGGAGCTGCGTCCAGAAGCGATCAGCCAGTACAGTATTTCTGAGCTGCTCCATCAACTGGCACAGAGCGTGCTGGGACGCAAGCAAATCAACATCGAAACAAATATCCAACCGGTTGAAACGCTGACGAAAGCCCAACAGCGCAACCTGTACTATATTGCCCACGAAGCTGTAAGCAACGCGATTAAGCACTCCAAGGCAGACACAGTCAATATTTCTTTAACCAGCCAGAAAGGGATCGTCACCCTGAGCGTCTGCGATAACGGGATTGGGTTTAATGTCTCGGATTGTTTGAATCGCGGCATGGGCCTGAATAATATGCATGAAAGAGCAAAAGAGGCTAATATTAAGCTGACCATTCGAAGTGAACCAGGCGCAGGCTCTGAAGTTCAACTTGAAGTCAACACACGTGGAAATGAGCGATGA
- a CDS encoding diacylglycerol/lipid kinase family protein, protein MTRTNNARNHALGNVLKNIFYTEQHTWQLHEWDRWGDGLGAITSALTSGADLIVAYGDHTLISDVANSIYLHDVPLAIVNDYNEQIASNLNPVIQLNTSELEKTLSAFAEERGETLWIDLGDMQDRRFLFHLYMSSAHPEHAATSTYQITVDDNSYSETGQACLISRRSQTQVSANGEGPSRPLFDVLILEDASAGSPAEILKRLDGKPNVSHHFAGSEIRIDASQEQNIFLDGNLDGTFDGNTMTGSSMYIKAIKKAIQIFLPDGSF, encoded by the coding sequence GTGACACGGACGAATAACGCACGCAATCACGCTTTGGGTAATGTACTTAAAAATATCTTCTATACGGAACAGCACACCTGGCAGCTCCATGAATGGGATCGATGGGGAGATGGCCTGGGTGCCATTACATCGGCCCTGACAAGTGGCGCTGATTTAATTGTTGCATATGGCGATCATACCCTGATCTCAGATGTCGCGAACAGTATTTATCTGCATGATGTACCACTAGCGATTGTCAACGACTATAACGAACAAATTGCCAGTAATCTGAACCCAGTCATACAACTCAACACCAGCGAACTTGAAAAAACGCTGAGCGCTTTTGCAGAAGAACGCGGCGAAACGCTCTGGATTGATCTGGGCGATATGCAAGATAGGCGTTTTCTTTTCCACCTGTATATGTCCAGCGCCCATCCAGAACACGCGGCGACATCAACCTATCAAATCACTGTTGATGATAATTCATACTCTGAAACCGGCCAGGCTTGTTTAATTTCTCGCCGTAGCCAGACACAAGTATCTGCTAATGGTGAGGGGCCTTCTCGGCCTTTGTTTGATGTGCTAATTCTTGAAGATGCGAGTGCTGGCTCCCCGGCTGAAATTCTGAAGCGCCTGGATGGCAAGCCAAATGTCTCACATCATTTTGCCGGCTCAGAAATCCGTATTGATGCCTCTCAAGAACAGAATATTTTCTTGGATGGCAATTTGGATGGTACGTTCGACGGCAATACGATGACGGGATCTTCGATGTATATCAAAGCGATTAAGAAAGCCATTCAAATCTTTTTGCCGGATGGGTCTTTTTAA
- a CDS encoding Gfo/Idh/MocA family protein, with product MPPIETVIIGAGGRGSVYGQYALKHPQDMIVTAVAEPQEDRRMRMATEHDIAPDHLYSDWEGLLANGKKIAPTAINATMDRTHMESTIALLNAGYDVLLEKPMSPVLEENVRLVQVAEDQGRLLQICHVLRFAPFWQTIRKIVQSGRLGRIISVDHRENLIYWHMAHSYVRGNWREEATSGPMILAKCCHDLDILHWILQKDVVYLSSYGSLTYFRPENAPEGATLRCTDGCPVADTCKYYAPRRYASAENAWPYNALTLTPTVEARMEALRTGPYGRCVWHCDNDVVDHQTINMELEDGTTVTMTMQGQGDEECRTMRYDGTKATLYAKFAYGNDKITIRDHLTGEEEQVTFTVGEGGHGGGDMGIVQSFVNALRGEPDESITTARESLESHLLAFAAEESRLNHTTIHMPTFRARVEAEARAKYQG from the coding sequence ATGCCACCTATCGAAACAGTCATTATTGGTGCAGGTGGGCGTGGGAGTGTTTACGGGCAATATGCCCTGAAGCATCCACAGGATATGATCGTCACGGCTGTCGCGGAGCCGCAAGAAGATCGCCGGATGCGCATGGCAACTGAACATGACATTGCGCCGGATCACCTATATAGCGATTGGGAAGGCCTGCTGGCGAATGGCAAGAAGATCGCACCAACAGCGATCAATGCCACCATGGACCGCACGCATATGGAGAGTACGATTGCTCTGTTGAATGCGGGCTATGATGTCCTGCTGGAAAAACCGATGTCACCCGTCCTGGAAGAAAATGTGCGGCTGGTACAAGTGGCAGAAGATCAAGGCCGGTTGCTGCAAATCTGCCATGTACTGCGCTTCGCCCCCTTCTGGCAGACGATCCGCAAGATCGTGCAGTCGGGCCGCCTGGGCCGCATCATCAGCGTCGATCACCGTGAGAACCTCATCTACTGGCATATGGCCCACAGCTATGTGCGCGGCAACTGGCGCGAAGAAGCCACCTCAGGGCCGATGATCCTGGCGAAGTGCTGCCATGATCTAGACATTTTGCATTGGATTTTGCAAAAGGATGTCGTTTATCTCAGTTCCTATGGCAGCCTGACGTACTTCCGGCCAGAGAATGCACCGGAAGGCGCAACCCTGCGCTGTACGGATGGGTGCCCGGTCGCTGATACGTGCAAATATTATGCACCGCGCCGCTATGCCAGCGCAGAAAACGCATGGCCGTATAACGCCCTTACTCTGACGCCCACTGTAGAAGCCCGTATGGAAGCACTGCGCACGGGTCCTTATGGGCGTTGCGTGTGGCACTGCGATAACGATGTCGTCGATCATCAGACCATCAATATGGAACTGGAAGACGGTACGACCGTCACCATGACCATGCAGGGCCAGGGCGACGAAGAATGCCGCACCATGCGTTACGATGGCACTAAAGCCACACTATATGCCAAGTTCGCCTATGGGAATGACAAAATCACCATCCGCGACCATCTGACGGGCGAAGAAGAACAGGTTACTTTCACAGTGGGTGAAGGCGGGCATGGCGGCGGCGATATGGGCATCGTCCAGAGCTTCGTCAATGCACTGCGTGGTGAGCCGGACGAGAGCATCACGACAGCGCGCGAATCGCTGGAAAGCCATTTACTGGCCTTCGCCGCAGAAGAATCGCGCCTGAACCATACGACCATCCATATGCCGACGTTCCGGGCCAGGGTCGAAGCAGAAGCCCGCGCCAAGTACCAGGGCTGA
- a CDS encoding glycoside hydrolase family 20 zincin-like fold domain-containing protein yields the protein MELRLLPLPKLVDMGTGTYPLPETGEIVIQTDNAADQLFTAKRLQTALQAQANLSYDISAGPFDAPIILTIDHTIAPAQGYQLDIDADGVMVVGSDVAGLFYGVVTLIQLLETEGTTLPQLTITDSPDFPNRGLMLDISRDKVPTMETLYDLIDMLASWKINQFQLYTEHTFAYRNHKKVWENASPITAEEILLLDAYCKERFIDLVPNQNSFGHMHRWFEKGPEYLALAESEHDTMSPWGSVLPPFSLSPAVPGSIALVREMFDELLPNFTSQYFNVGCDETFDLGVDRTKAWCDTKGKGRVYLDFLLQIYSLVSAQGRTMQFWGDIINQYPELVPEIPKDTIALEWGYEADHDYPGKSKLFSESGIPFYVCPGTSSWTTITGRTDNCMKNISNAVENGLKYGAIGVLNTDWGDRGHWQTLPVSYLGYAYGAALSWAYEQNADIDIAAALDAFAFRDQAGVMGKLAYDLGNAYQAPGALVHNGNILFWLLQRTLDDLQESQRLANDDSRQIINDKDAFTTELKNTLAYIERVMAPLEDAQMQRPDGDLIQREFAQGARMLQHAARHTMLQLGTGDYSAGELKSQLDDIVREYKDVWLSRNRPGGLDDSVAYLDPAYSVYKA from the coding sequence ATGGAACTGCGTTTGTTACCATTACCCAAGCTGGTCGACATGGGGACGGGTACCTATCCTCTGCCGGAAACAGGCGAAATCGTTATTCAGACCGACAACGCGGCTGATCAACTCTTCACAGCGAAACGCCTGCAAACGGCGCTCCAGGCGCAGGCCAACCTCTCTTATGACATTTCCGCAGGGCCCTTCGATGCCCCTATTATCCTCACAATAGATCACACAATCGCGCCTGCACAAGGCTACCAACTCGATATTGACGCTGATGGCGTTATGGTCGTTGGCAGTGATGTCGCTGGCCTCTTTTACGGGGTTGTCACACTGATTCAACTCCTGGAGACAGAGGGCACGACCCTGCCCCAGCTCACAATTACGGATTCGCCGGACTTCCCGAATCGCGGCCTGATGCTCGACATCAGCCGGGACAAAGTACCGACGATGGAAACGCTTTATGATCTGATTGATATGCTGGCAAGCTGGAAAATTAACCAGTTCCAGCTCTACACGGAGCACACCTTTGCTTATCGCAACCACAAAAAAGTCTGGGAAAATGCCTCCCCGATAACGGCTGAAGAAATTCTGCTGTTGGATGCCTACTGCAAAGAACGCTTCATTGACCTGGTGCCCAATCAAAACAGCTTCGGCCATATGCATCGCTGGTTTGAGAAGGGGCCGGAGTACCTCGCACTGGCGGAATCCGAGCACGACACGATGTCGCCCTGGGGCTCCGTACTGCCGCCCTTCAGCCTATCCCCCGCTGTTCCAGGTTCGATTGCGCTGGTGCGCGAGATGTTCGACGAACTCCTGCCGAACTTCACCAGCCAGTACTTCAACGTCGGCTGTGACGAAACCTTCGACCTGGGTGTCGATCGCACAAAAGCATGGTGCGACACCAAAGGCAAAGGCCGCGTTTACCTGGATTTCTTGCTACAAATCTATTCCCTGGTCAGCGCACAGGGCCGTACCATGCAGTTCTGGGGTGATATTATCAACCAGTACCCGGAACTGGTGCCGGAGATCCCCAAAGACACAATCGCCCTGGAATGGGGTTACGAAGCCGACCACGATTACCCTGGTAAGAGCAAGCTCTTCTCAGAATCCGGCATTCCCTTCTACGTGTGCCCAGGGACTTCTAGCTGGACGACCATCACAGGCCGCACCGACAACTGCATGAAAAATATCAGCAATGCCGTTGAAAATGGCCTGAAATACGGCGCGATTGGCGTCCTCAATACGGACTGGGGCGACCGCGGCCACTGGCAGACGCTACCAGTTAGCTACCTGGGTTATGCTTATGGCGCAGCACTGAGCTGGGCTTATGAGCAAAACGCCGACATCGACATTGCCGCTGCACTGGATGCCTTCGCTTTCCGCGATCAGGCGGGTGTGATGGGCAAGCTGGCTTATGACCTGGGCAATGCCTATCAGGCACCAGGCGCGCTGGTCCATAATGGCAATATCCTGTTCTGGCTCTTGCAGCGTACGCTCGATGACCTTCAAGAGTCCCAGCGTCTTGCAAATGACGACTCCCGCCAGATCATCAACGACAAAGACGCCTTTACCACCGAGCTTAAGAACACCCTCGCTTATATTGAACGCGTCATGGCCCCGCTGGAAGACGCCCAGATGCAACGCCCGGATGGCGATTTGATTCAGCGCGAGTTCGCCCAGGGTGCACGGATGCTGCAACACGCGGCACGTCACACCATGTTGCAACTCGGCACCGGGGACTATAGTGCTGGCGAGTTAAAGTCCCAGCTTGATGACATCGTCCGTGAATACAAGGATGTGTGGCTGAGCCGTAACCGTCCTGGTGGCTTGGATGATAGCGTTGCTTATCTTGACCCTGCTTACAGCGTCTACAAAGCATAA
- a CDS encoding copper homeostasis protein CutC, producing the protein MTTLEVAIEAVAEAIAAEKGGANSVEVSQDLAHDGLTPSIALIEQIREAVSIDIHVIVRPHDRDFVYTPDELETILADTAALVAVGVTGIVFGAQTSSGELDVPMIKQVASVAGPATFTLHRAIDSARQPTEGLGALSGTLDRVLTSGPAATAWAGREGLKAWQQQFGQQMAFIAAGSIRAEMVPQIIKETGVSGIHVGSAARKHGIVTIEKVAQLRHLLDG; encoded by the coding sequence ATGACGACGCTCGAAGTTGCGATTGAGGCCGTGGCAGAAGCTATTGCCGCCGAAAAAGGTGGAGCCAATAGCGTCGAAGTCTCGCAGGACCTGGCCCATGATGGGTTAACGCCTTCGATCGCGTTGATTGAACAAATTCGTGAGGCTGTGTCGATTGATATACACGTCATTGTGCGGCCTCACGACCGCGACTTCGTCTATACGCCAGACGAGTTAGAGACCATCCTGGCGGATACCGCCGCGCTGGTCGCTGTTGGCGTGACGGGTATCGTCTTCGGGGCGCAAACATCATCCGGCGAGCTGGATGTCCCGATGATTAAACAGGTCGCATCTGTAGCAGGTCCGGCGACCTTTACGCTGCATCGTGCCATCGACAGTGCCAGGCAGCCCACTGAGGGATTAGGGGCCTTAAGTGGCACCCTGGACCGCGTGCTAACATCTGGCCCAGCAGCAACAGCCTGGGCAGGACGCGAAGGCTTAAAAGCATGGCAGCAGCAGTTCGGCCAGCAAATGGCCTTTATCGCAGCCGGTAGCATCCGTGCAGAAATGGTGCCACAGATCATCAAGGAAACAGGGGTTAGTGGTATTCACGTGGGCAGCGCGGCGCGAAAACATGGGATCGTCACCATCGAAAAAGTCGCCCAACTCAGGCACTTGCTAGATGGTTAG